CCCGCAGTCGGGCATCCTGGGCATGCACACCATCCAGCAACGCCCGATGGCCGTCGACGGCGAGGTCAAGATTCGCCCGATGATGTACGTCGCTCTCAGCTACGACCACCGCATTGTCGACGGGAAAGAGTCCGTGAGCTTCCTGGTACGCCTCAAACAGCTGCTGGAAGACCCGGCAAGGCTGCTGCTTGATGTTTGAGAAGATGCGTTGACAAAGCGGTATAGCAGGAGCTATACATGCATTAGGCCGCGGCGTGACACGTGGTCGCAGTGAGGCATGGATGCTCAGATGAGGACGTTCCTCATCCTCGTCATAGGAATCGACGCGATGAATCCGAGTCCAGTAGCGAGCCTGCTATGCCAAGCAATGTCCGCTTTGCCGTCGTGCGAAAGCTGTTTGGAGATGCCGGTTGGAGCCTGCGGCATGTCCGCGGTTCCCACCATATCTTCGCCAAGCCGGGGCGCCGTCCCTACCCGGTGCCGGTCCACAAGGGTCAGGTGAAACATGCCTACGTCCGTGAAATCAAGAAGCTCCTTGCCCGTGACGACGCCTGAGGTGTCGGCAGAACACGAGAGGCAAGCGGCGGAGGCAGCCGATCGCTATGCGATCCTGCTGGAACGCCACGACGACGGCCTGTTCTATGGCCGCGGCGTAGAGTATCCGTATCTGCTCGGTCACGGCAAGACACCGGCAGCCGCGTACAAGATGGCCCGTGAAGGACTGATCGGCTCGATCGCCGTCGACCTCGCAAGCGGCGAGAAGATTCCCGAGCCGATGAGCGAAAAGCGGGATCAGCAAATCAACGTCCGCGTGTCGACATTCGAGAAACTGCGCATCGAACGCGCGGCGAAGCAGGCCGGATTTCGCGGCATTGCCGATTATCTCAGGCATGCTGCACTGGCAGAAGCCTGACGCTCACTCCGCCGGCTGGGTCGTCGGGGCAGCGTCGGCGTCGGTGTCGTCTTCGTCCGTCTCTCCGTCGTCCATCTCCAGTTCCATCTCTTCCTCAAGGTCGGCTTCGAGATCCTTCATGCTCTTGAAGCCACTGGTCGTGCCAACCAGCGGGACGGAGCTGAAGAAGAGGACCTGGTCTTCGTTGACAGTTTTGAGGACGACCTGCGAGCTGGTGATCTTGGCGACGAGGAGACCGCCGGTCGT
This DNA window, taken from Planctomycetota bacterium, encodes the following:
- a CDS encoding type II toxin-antitoxin system HicA family toxin: MPSNVRFAVVRKLFGDAGWSLRHVRGSHHIFAKPGRRPYPVPVHKGQVKHAYVREIKKLLARDDA
- a CDS encoding type II toxin-antitoxin system HicB family antitoxin, with protein sequence MTTPEVSAEHERQAAEAADRYAILLERHDDGLFYGRGVEYPYLLGHGKTPAAAYKMAREGLIGSIAVDLASGEKIPEPMSEKRDQQINVRVSTFEKLRIERAAKQAGFRGIADYLRHAALAEA